AGAGGCCGTGGGGGAGCCCCAGGCGATACGAGGCAGGGTGAGCGGTGCGGGCATGGCACCAGCCTACGACCGGTGGGGGCGCGGTCAGTCGAGCGGCACCAGAGGCGGCAGGTCGGCCGCGATCGTCAGGACGCGCTCGGCTGCGGCGTGACCCGCGGAGAGGCGCGTGGCGAGGTCGTCGCCGTCGAGGGTCGCACTCAGGAAGCCGGAGGCGAAGGCGTCTCCGGCCCCGACCGGCTCGACGACCTCGACCACCGGGGCGGGGACGAACACCGGCTCGGATTCGCCCTCGAAGGCGGTCGCCCCCACGTCGCCGTCCTTGACGACCAGCAGGCCGCAGTTCGGCAGGAACGCACGGATCTCGGCAGGTGAGACCGTCCCCCAGATGCGCTCCGCCTCGTCGCGCCCGACGAAAGCGATGTCGGCGGCGTCGGCCAGGCGGGCGAGGGTCTCGGCCGCGTCTTCCCTGCTCCACAGCTGACGGCGGTCGTTCACGTCGAAGGACACGAGAGCGCCCGCCGTGCGGGCATCGATGAAGAGCCGATCGGTCATCTCCCGGCAGGACGCGGAGAGGGCGGGGGTGATCCCGGTCGTGTGCACGATGCGCACACCCACGAGCCGTGACGGGGCCAGGAAACCGGGTTCCATGAGGGAGGCGGCCGATCCTCGGCGGTAGTAGTAGACGGTCGACGTCTCGACGCCGGGGTTCTTGAACATGACTCCGGTCGGGGAGTTCTCGTCCCGTTCGACCCACAGCTCCACGCCACGACGTTCGAGCTCCGAGGTGATCCGGTCGCCCATCGGGTCCGCGCCGAGTCGCGAGGCCCAGGCGGCGCGGTGTCCGCTGGCGGCGACGCCGACGGACACATTCGCCTCCGCGCCGGCGAGACCGAGCGTCGCCTGCCCGGCATCGGCGAGACCGGCGTCGGTCGGGGTGATCAACACCATGGACTCGCCGACGCAGACGATCTCGGGGGCGGAGCTCGGAGTGGAAGGGGAGTTCATGAAGGAGTGACCGCCAAGGGTTCGGTGTCGGGATGCGGGCTTGCGTCGCGATGACGCAGATCAGGGAAGGAACGGACGAAGACGACGGAGACGATCAGCCCGACCGCCGCGAAGATCGTGGCGGCGAGGTACGCGCCTCGCCAGTCGCTGACATCGACGAGGAAGCCGGCGACGGCGGAACCGGCGGCCGCGCCGATCAGCTGGCCGGTGCCGGCCCAGCCGAACGCCTCCGCGGTCTCGCTGAACTTCACACTCGCGGTGGTGATGGCGAAGAGGACGGCGAGGGCGGGGGCGATGCCGATGCCCGCGAGGATCAGGGTGCCGCCGAGCCAGAACACGTTGAGCATGACCATCGTCAGGCCGAGTCCGATCGTGACGATCAGCAGACGGCGCGCCATGGCCCAGGGGCCGATGGGGATGTGCCCGAACGCCAGGCCGCCTGCCAGGCTCCCGGCCGAGAACACGGCGAGGATGAGTCCGGCCGCCAGGCTTCCGTGTTCGAAGGTGGCCACCACGCCCACCTCCACGGCGGCACAGGCGCCGATCAGCAGGAAGCCGATCACCGTCGCCAGCAGGACCGGCGGCTTGAGGACGACCTTGCCCAGTGCATGGCGGCTGCGCGGGATCCGCACGCGTCCGACTTCGGGGGAGAGGATGAACCAGGCGCCGCCGGCGACGAGGACGATCGCGACGAGCAGAAGGCCCTCCGTGGTCCCGACCTGGGTGGACACGAGCGTGATGACGACCGGCGCCAGCACCCAGATGATCTCCTGCAGCGACGCGTCGAGGGAGAACAGCGGAGTGAGGTGAGAGGAGTTGACGAGCTTCGGGTAGATCGTGCGGACCGCGGCCTGGACCGGTGGGGTGGACAGCCCGGCGACCATCCCGAGGGCCATGTAGCCGGGCACATCGAGGGGAAGGACCGCGAGGCCGAGCACCGCGACGACGCACACGGCGAGCGTCAGGGTGAGCACCCGCCGCATCCCCCAGGCGCCCATCCACCGACTCGTGACGGGACCTGCGACGGCCTGACCGACGCTCGTCGCCGCGAGGACGAGTCCGGCCGATCCGTACGACCCGGTCTGCTGCTCGACGTGCAGCAGGATCGCCAGCGACATCATGCCGTTGGGGAAGCGCGCGGTCAGCTGAGCCGCGATCATGCGCGCCACACCAGGCGTGCGAAGAAGATCCCGATATCCCGCCACGAGACAACGGTACCGGGCCTCGGAGGCGGTCGTGGAAGCGCTCGTGCGGCGACACGCCGCGACACGCCGAACGACGAATTCCACAGGAATCTGAATGTCCGAGGACCGGCGTACGGTGCCCCCTGTGGATGGATCGTTCACAGGGGCTTCCCAGCCGCGATTTCACGCGGTTCGCGCCTCTCAGGACGGGGCCTTCGCCTGTGGAGGAAACGGTGGAGAACCTGTGTTGAGGCCGTGGAGAACGGTGGATAACTACACGGATGTAACTACTACCCCTTGTGGTCGCCCCCAATGTCGGTCCCCATATGTAGTATTGAAGTCCCGGCAGGGGGTCTACCGGGAAACAGCCTGATGAGAAGCAGGCCAGAGATTTGAGGGGTTACGAAAAGATGTCGATCACGGTCTACACCAAGCCTTCCTGCGTTCAGTGCAACGCGACCTACCGTGCCCTGGATGCCAAGGGCATCGAGTACGAGGTTCTCGACCTCTCCGAGGACCCGACGGCCCTCGAGCAGGTCAAGGCGCTCGGCTACCTGCAGGCGCCTGTCGTCGTCACCGACGAGGGCCACTGGTCGGGCTTCCGTCCCGACAAGATCGACGAGCTCGCCTCTCGTCTGGCGTGACTTCCCATGAGCGCCGTCGCGACCGCAGCGCCGCTCCTGATCTACTTCTCGAGCGTGTCGGGTAACACCGCGCGGTTCGTCGAGAAGCTCGGGCTCCCCGCCCGACGAATCCCCCTCCACCGGAACGAAGAAGACCTCGTCATCGACGAGCCCTTCGTGCTGGTCACCCCCACCTACGGCGGGGGCGCGGGACGAGGCGTCGAGAAGGGCGCCGTTCCCAAGCAGGTGATCCGGTTCCTCAACGACGAGCGCAACCGGCGTCACCTCCGCGGTGTGATCTCCGCGGGCAACACCAACTTCGGCGATGCCTTCTGCCTCGCCGGTGACATCATCAGCCGCAAGTGCCACGTGCCTCACTTGTATCGGCTCGAGATCTTCGGCACACAGGACGATGTGGATCGCGTGAGCGACGGATTGGAACGACGGTGGCAGCTTCAGTGACCGAGACAGTGGCATTCAAGGCGAACCCCTCCTACGAGGGACTCGACTATCACGCCCTCAACGCGATGCTCAACCTGTACGACGCGAACGGGAAGATCCAGTTCGACGCCGATAAGCGGGCCGCGCGGGAGTACTTCCTGCAGCACGTGAACCAGAACACGGTGTTCTTCCACTCGCTCAAGGAGCGCCTGGACTACCTCGTGGAGAAGGAGTACTACGAGGGCGCCGTCATCGAGAAGTACTCGATGGAGTTCATCCAGAAGCTCAACGACCTCGCCTACGGCAAGAAGTTCCGCTTCGAGACGTTCCTGGGTGCGTTCAAGTACTACACGAGCTACACGCTCAAGACCTTCGACGGCAAGCGCTACCTCGAGCGCTTCGAGGACCGCGTCGTGATGACCGCCCTCGGCCTCGCGGACGGCGACGAGAAGCTCGCCGTCGCCCTCGTCGAGGAGATCATCTCCGGTCGCTTCCAGCCGGCCACCCCGACGTTCCTCAACGCGGGCAAGGCACAGCGCGGTGAGCTCGTCAGCTGCTTCCTGCTGCGCATCGAGGACAACATGGAGTCCATCGCCCGCGGCATCAACTCCGCGCTGCAGCTGTCCAAGCGCGGTGGCGGCGTGGCACTGCTGCTGTCGAACATCCGCGAGTCGGGTGCGCCGATCAAGCAGATCGAGAACCAGTCGTCCGGAATCATCCCCGTGATGAAGCTGCTCGAAGACAGCTTCAGCTACGCCAACCAGCTCGGTGCCCGTCAGGGTGCGGGAGCGGTGTACCTCAACGCGCACCACCCCGACATCATGCGATTCCTCGACACGAAGCGTGAGAACGCCGACGAGAAGATCCGCATCAAGACCCTGTCGCTGGGCGTCGTCGTCCCCGACATCACGTTCGAGCTCGCGAAGAACGACGAAGACATGTACCTGTTCTCGCCGTACGACGTCGAGAAGGTCTACGGCGTGCCCTTCGGCGACATCTCGGTCACCGAGAAGTACCGCGAGATGGTCGACGACCCGCGCATCAAGAAGACCAAGATCAACGCGCGCGAGTTCTTCCAGACCGTCGCCGAGATCCAGTTCGAGTCCGGCTACCCGTACGTCATGTTCGAGGACACGGTGAACAAGGCCAACCCGATCAAGGGTCGGATCAACATGTCCAACCTCTGCAGCGAGATCCTGCAGGTGAACACGCCGACTACGTACAACGACGACCTGTCGTACGACAACATCGGCAAGGACATCTCCTGCAACCTCGGCTCGATGAACATCGCGCTGTCGATGGATGCCGACGACCTCGGCCAGACCGTCGAGACGGCGATCCGCGCGCTCACCGCGGTCAGCGACCAGAGCCACATCGGCTCGGTGCGCTCGATCGAGGACGGCAACGACCGTTCGCACGCGATCGGCCTCGGCCAGATGAATCTGCACGGCTACCTCGCTCGCGAGCACGTGCACTACGGGTCGGAAGAGGGCATCGACTTCACGAACATCTACTTCTACACGGTGCTGTTCCATGCGCTGCGTGCCTCGAACAACCTCGCGATCGAGCGCGGTACGACGTTCGACGGGTTCGAGGACTCGAAGTACGCGTCGGGGGAGTTCTTCGACAAGTACATCGATCAGGCGTGGGTCCCCGCGACCGAGAAGGTCAAGGAGCTCTTCGCCGGCAAGCACATCCCGACGCAGGAGGACTGGGTCGAGCTGAAGGCGTCGATCCAGAAGCACGGCATCTACAACCAGAACCTGCAGGCGGTCCCGCCCACGGGCTCCATCTCGTACATCAACAACTCCACGTCGTCGATCCACCCGATCGCGTCGAAGATCGAGATCCGCAAGGAAGGCAAGCTCGGTCGCGTGTACTACCCGGCGGCGTTCATGACGAACGACAACCTGGAGTACTACCAGGACGCATACGAGATCGGCTACGAGAAGGTCATCGACACGTACGCGGCGGCCACCCAGCACGTCGATCAGGGGCTGTCGCTGACGCTGTTCTTCAAGGACACCGCCACCACGCGCGACATCAACAAGGCGCAGATCTACGCGTGGCGCAAGGGCATCAAGACGATCTACTACATCCGTCTGCGTCAGCTGGCGCTCGAGGGCACCGACATGGCCGAGTGCGTCTCGTGCATGCTCTGACCTGAGAACCTGTCGACCCGAGAACGCGGCTGAAACCCGAGAAACGACGAAGAACATGACCCCTGAAAGACTCAAGCTGGTCTCCAGCGTGCAGGCGATCAACTGGAACCGCATCCAGGACGACAAGGACCTCGAGGTCTGGAACCGTCTGGTGAACAACTTCTGGCTGCCGGAGAAGGTGCCGCTGTCGAACGACGTGCAGTCGTGGAACACGCTCACCCCCGACGAGCAGCTGCTCACGATGCGGGTGTTCACCGGTCTGACGCTGCTCGACACGATCCAGGGCACCGTGGGTGCGGTGTCGCTGATCCCCGACGCGATCACGCCTCACGAAGAGGCCGTGTACACGAACATCGCGTTCATGGAGTCGGTGCACGCGAAGAGCTACTCCTCGATCTTCTCGACTCTCGCGTCGACGAAGGAGATCGACGAGGCGTTCCGGTGGTCGACCGAGAATCCGAACCTTCAGAAGAAGGCTCAGATCATCATGGACTACTACCAGGGCGATGACCCGCTCAAGCGCAAGGTGGCCTCCACCCTGTTGGAGTCGTTCCTCTTCTATTCGGGCTTCTACCTGCCGATCTACTGGTCGTCCAAGGCGAAGCTGACGAACACGGCCGACCTGATCCGCCTCATCATCCGTGACGAGGCCGTGCACGGGTATTACATCGGCTACAAGTTCCAGAAGGGCCTCGAGAACGAGACCCAGGAGCGTCGTGACGAGCTCAAGGACTACACGTTCTCGCTGATGTACGAGCTCTACGACAACGAGGTGCAGTACACGCAGGACCTCTACGACGGCGTCGGTCTGACCGAGGACGTGAAGAAGTTCCTGCACTACAACGCCAACAAGGCCCTCATGAACCTGGGCTACGAGGCGATGTTCCCCTCCAGCGTCACGAACGTGAACCCGGCGATCCTGTCCGCGCTCTCGCCGAACGCCGACGAGAACCACGACTTCTTCTCGGGGTCGGGCTCGTCGTACGTCATCGGCAAGGCCGAGGCCACGGAAGACGACGACTGGGACTTCTAGGAATCGGCAGCCTGAGACGCGCACTGCGGGATGAGAGAGGCCCGAACGGCAGAATCCTGCGGTTCGGGCCCTCTTGCGTTTCGCCTCGGCGGAGTTCACGGCCCCGATCCCTAGACTCATCTCGATGACCGAAGACACCGCCGCTGATGCGCGCGTCCGCGCGACAGTGACCCGGAAGCTCGTGCGGAACCCACTCGTCTGGGGTGCCGTTCTTCTGCTCGGCGCCGTCGGGTGCACGCTCGCGGGCGACGACCTCAGCTTCTTCCCGTACCTGCTCATGCTGGTCGGCGGTTGGTGCTTCGGGTTCGCGTTCGTGAACGCGGCGCTGGCCATGGTCCCGGCGCGAAACGGCGCGATGCTGCACGCCGGTGTCGCCCTGGTCCTCGGTGCGCTGGTCGCCGCCGTCGTCGAGTTCGGCGCAGAGCTACGGGAGCCCTTGCCCGAGGCCGTGCGCAGGGTCGCGCTGGTCCTCCAGCTCGCGGTGGTCCCGGCAGTGGGATGGATCTGGTTCGGACTCCTCAGCCGCGTCCTCGCGCTCATCCCGCCCCGCGATGCGAAGAAGCGGCCGAGGCTCGCGACGCCGTACTGGGAGCGCGACGAGTGCGGTGGAGGGACTCTCGTGCGGTTCGTGGCGATCCCGCTCCGCATGCGGAGTCTGGCCCAGGCGATCGTCGCCATCGTCGTGGTCGGCGGACTCCTCGGGGGTGGGCTGCTGATCGCGCTGGATGACATCGTGATGCGGATGGGACCCCGGATCGCAGTCGTCCTCCTGGGGCTCGTGCTCGGTCTGCCGGTGTATCTCCTGTTCATGGCGATGCTGCGCCGCCGGGCCGTTCAGTGCTCGGTCGCCTTCACGGATGACGAGGTGCGTGTGAGCGTCGACGACACGACACACAGGATTCCCTTTCCTGCGATCGAGTTCCTCCGCTGGCGGTGCCGCAGCGACTATGCGCGCATCGAAGTGCGGGGCGGCGGGGCCGACCTGTCTCTGTTCGCCGGGCTCGCCACACAGCCTGGCGGTCTCTCCGCGGAGCTCCCCGCACTCCCGGAGCGCGTGCATCGACGGCTCGAGCGGACCGGACTCATCGTCGAGACCGCGCGCCGGGGCGAGGTCATCACCTTCCGTCGACCTGGGCCGTCTGCCTCGCACGCGCGCGGACAGTGAACGGATGTCGGAGGCGCCTGCGATCATCCAAGGATGGATCATCTGCGACTCCGGCTCTGGTCGGAAGACGACCTCGATCTGCTGCACGCCGCGAACACCCCGGCGATGACCGATCACCTGGGCGGCCCGGAGACCGAAGACCAGATTGCGGAGCGCCACGCCCGCTATCTGCGTCTGGTCGAGTCCGGTGAGGCGCGGATGTTCGTGATCGAGGATGCCCGGGGCTCGGCGCTCGGATCGATCGGACATTGGCACGTGGAGTGGCGGAAGGAGCCGGCACTGGAGAGTGGATGGTTCGTCCTGCCCGAAGCGCAAGGACGAGAGGTGGCGTCGAACGCCTTGGCGCTCGTCGTCGACGACGCTCGTGCGCATCGAGCGGGCCGGCGCTTCCTGACTGCCTTCCCCGAGGTAGGGAATGCTGCGTCGAACGGGGTCTGCCGACGCAACGGCTTCACCTTGGCGGGGACCGTCACAGGGCAGTTCCGCGGCGCGGAGCTGACCATGAACGAGTGGGCCCTGCCACTCACCAGCACGTCAGAGGTCAGCCCGCCGGATACTCCTGGGCCTTGAGCGCCCTCGCGAGGTGGGCGGCGTTGCGCGCGGCCGTGCTGATCGCCGACGCGACCTTTTCCGGAGTCTCCTCCAGGTCTTTGTAGTCGGTCGTGTGCATGGCCTCGCCATTCCAGTAGACCGAGCCCTGGGCGGGAATCGTGTAACCCACGTCGTTCAGGGACTGGAACAGGATCGCCGCGATGTGGTGAGCCCCGTCCTCGTTCCCCACGATGCCGGCCACGGCGACCTTGTCGAACAGGGTCGGCCTGCCGCGGGCATCGGTCTCGCCGAGCTCAGCGTCGAGCCGCTCGAGCACGCGCTGTGCGATGCTCGAGTGCTGTCCCATCCAGGTGGGGGTGACGAAGACGAGGATATCGGCGTCCAGCACACGCCGTCGGATGCTCGGCCACTCGTCGTCGCCGCCCATGTCCTTCTCCACGCCGGGACTCAGGGTGAGGTCGACCGCGCGGACGAGGTCGCCGGTGACGCCATGCGCGGCGAGGGCGTCGAGCACCTGGGTCGCGAGGAGGTCGGAACTGGAGGCAGCGGGCGACGGCTTCAGCGTGCAGGAGACGGCGACCGCGGAGAGTGGTGTCTTCATGCTCCGAGCAGACCAGAATCCACGGCGGGTGCACAGGGGCTTCCCGTGTCCGGGCTATCCTGGTAAACGGCACCGACGACAGGAGATCCCGTGATCCTCAGCTTCCTCTTCTTCATGATCCTCTTCATCGGGGGAATCCTGCTGCTGGGCATCTCGTTCGGGCTACCGGCGTTCCAGGCGCTCGCGTTCTGCGGCGGCCTCCTGCTGGTGACTCTGGCCATGGCGTTCATGCTCCGCGAGGGCGGTTCGGCTACCCGCCGCTCGAAGAACTGGTCGGGCAACCCCACCGAGTGATCCTCACCGCCGCTTGGCGAGTCTCGCTTCGAGGTTCGCCCTGACGGCGGGCCACTCCGGCTCGATGATCGAGTACTCCACGCTGTCCCGCAACGCGCCGTTGCGATAGCGGCTCATCGCGCGCATCACGCCGTCCTGTTTGGCCCCGAGTCGTTCGATGGCCGCGCGGGACTGGAAGTTCACCCACTGCGTGGTGAGCCCGATGCGGAACGCCCCGAGCGACTCGAACGCATGACGGAGCAACAGCAGCTTCGACTCCGCGTTCGTGCCGGTCCCGTGCGCCGATGGCCGATTCCAGGTGTAACCGATGTGCAGCCGTGGGACATCCGCGACGATGTCGTAGTACGAGGTGAGCCCGAGGACGCGGCCGGCGGCGTCGAAGGCGGTGAAGGGCACCATCTCGCCCTTGTCGATGAGCCCCATCCGCCGCTCGACCTCGGCGGCGACCCCATCCGGCGCGGGAACCGAGGTGTACCACGCCGTCTTCCACAGGTCGCCTTCCTGCACCGCGTCGGTGAGTCCGTCGACGTGCGAGCGTGCGAGCGGACGAAGCTCGACGAGTTCTCCGGTGAGGGTGACGGGGGCGGGAGCGACGAGGAAGGCCATGAGGATATTCAATCAGCGCGTCAGGAGACTGCGAGCGGGACGGCGCCCTCGCTCAGCAAACGCTGGAACGCGGCGACCAGCTCGACCGTGACGCCCAGCTCGAACGCGAGGCTGGCGAGGTGCGGGCCGCGGACAGCTTCGGCCTCGGCGTAGGCGCGCGAGGTGATGAGCTGGCGCGCCGCCCACTCATCGGCGCGACGTTCCTGCTGTGCGCGGAGCACGGGAGCCGAAGTGGGACGGTGCCCCAGGTGGGCGTGGCCGAGTTCGTGCGCGAGGACGCTGCGCATCGTTCGGCTGCTCATCCCCGGCGCGAGACGGATCGTGCGTGTCTCGGGGTCGAAGCCTCCCCGGGTACGGCCAGGGCGTTCGACGATGCGCAACCGCCGCTCCTCGGCGAGGCGGACGAGGTGCTGCATGATGCTCCTCCTCGTCCCGGTCCGTGCCGGCCCCTGATGGCCGGATCAGTCGTAGAGGTCGTCCGAGTCGGCGTCGTGGCGGACGCGGGATTCGAAGGCGACTTCGCGGCTATCTTCGCGTGGACCGGTGACATCGGGTGTGCGGCGGAGCGGCGTGATGCGGGCGGTGGGTTCGCCGTCCGCGCGGAGTCGCTCCTCCGCACGGGCGAGCAGCACGTGCGGATCGACACCGAGCGTGGCGCAGACGGAGTAGACCACCGGAACGGGGATCGCGCGCTTGCCGGTGACGTAGTTGTCGAGGGCGCTGCGTGCGATCCCGATCCCGCGAGCCATCGCGGCGATGCTGCTCCGGGAGGCGGCGATCTCCGCGCGCATCTGGCGGCCCACGGCTTCGTTGAACTCCTCAGCAGCTGTCTTCACCCGGCTCACGATAGCAGCGCTCCGAAGCCAGAATGCCGCCATTCTGGTTCACTCGGCGGCGGTGAGTGTCCGTGCGGAGCGGTAGCGTAGGCGTATGGGGACAGATCTGCGTCATTTGTTGGCATACGAAGTGGAAGGAGCGCGTCTGCACGCCGGCGTGACCTTCGCAGACCTGGCGCATCGCTCGGGGATCGGCACGAGCAGGTTGGCGAATCTGCTCCACGCGAAGGCGGACTTCACCGTGGTCGATCTGGCGGCCATCGCCGAGGTGCTGGAGGTGACGGTGACCGCGCTTCTGCCGGCGTCGGCCGCTGACGATGGGTGAAGTCGGTCGTGCGGAGTAGCGTGGTCCGCATGAAGACCGTGCCTTTCGGATCCGCCACCGCTCCCGCCGTCATCGCTGGCATGATGCGCATCCACGACAAAGACGATGCGCACGTCCGGACGCTGTACGCGGCGGCGCGAGACGCGGGCATCGACTTCTTCGATCACGCGGACATCTACGGCGGGAGCATGCACCACTGCGAGGCGCGCTTCGCAGACGCGTTGCAGCTCAGCGCATCCGAGCGCGACGAGATCGTGCTGCAGACCAAGTGCGGCATCGTGCCGGCGCAGGGCATGTTCGACTTCTCCTACGAGCACATCGTGGGTCAGGTCGAGGGGTCGCTGGCGGCGCTGCGCACCGATCGTCTCGACGTGCTGCTGCTCCACCGCCCCGACATCCTGGTCGAACCCGACGAGGTCGCCCGCGCGTTCGACGACCTCGAAGCCGCGGGCAAGGTGAAGGCGTTCGGCGTCTCGAACCACACGCCGCGGCAGATCGACCTTCTCCGCACGGCAGTCCGGCAGCCGCTGGTCGCGAACCAGTTGCAGCTGTCGCTCACCCATGCGCCCCTGCTCGCGCAACCGGTGGCGGCGAACATGGCCGGCCACGAGCAGAGCGTCGTCCGCGACGGCGGAGGTCTCGTGGAGTACTGCCGGATCAACGGCATCACGATCCAGGCGTGGTCGCCGTTCCAGGACGGATTCTCGCACGGTGTCTTCCTCGGCAACCCCGAGTACCCCGAGCTGAATGCCGTGATCGATCGTCTCGCGGCAGCGCACGGCGTGACACCGATCGCGATCGCGACCGCGTGGATCACCCGGCATCCGGCCGGCATGCAGGTCGTGCTCGGGACCACGACGCCGCAGCGGGTGCAGGAGGCGGCGGCGGGTGCCGACCTCGTGCTCACGCGGCCCGAGTGGTACGAACTGTTCCGCGCGGCCGGGCACCTGCTTCCGTAGCCGTACGAGGCAGGGGATCCGGGCGGTAGCCGGCGAGGCGAGACGGCCCGGCGTCGTCTACCCTGAGTTCATGCCGTTCCTGTTCTCGCTCCTCGTCATCGCCCTGATGATCGGTGCGCTGATCGACATCATCACCCGCGACAACTCTCAGGTGAAGCACCTGCCGAAGATGGTGTGGATCATCATCGTCATCCTGCTGCCGCTCATCGGAAGCGCACTGTGGTTCGCGATCGGCCGCGAGTACGGCGATTCGGGCATCCCGATCCCGCG
Above is a window of Microbacterium aurugineum DNA encoding:
- a CDS encoding sugar kinase, with amino-acid sequence MNSPSTPSSAPEIVCVGESMVLITPTDAGLADAGQATLGLAGAEANVSVGVAASGHRAAWASRLGADPMGDRITSELERRGVELWVERDENSPTGVMFKNPGVETSTVYYYRRGSAASLMEPGFLAPSRLVGVRIVHTTGITPALSASCREMTDRLFIDARTAGALVSFDVNDRRQLWSREDAAETLARLADAADIAFVGRDEAERIWGTVSPAEIRAFLPNCGLLVVKDGDVGATAFEGESEPVFVPAPVVEVVEPVGAGDAFASGFLSATLDGDDLATRLSAGHAAAERVLTIAADLPPLVPLD
- a CDS encoding MFS transporter, which translates into the protein MIAAQLTARFPNGMMSLAILLHVEQQTGSYGSAGLVLAATSVGQAVAGPVTSRWMGAWGMRRVLTLTLAVCVVAVLGLAVLPLDVPGYMALGMVAGLSTPPVQAAVRTIYPKLVNSSHLTPLFSLDASLQEIIWVLAPVVITLVSTQVGTTEGLLLVAIVLVAGGAWFILSPEVGRVRIPRSRHALGKVVLKPPVLLATVIGFLLIGACAAVEVGVVATFEHGSLAAGLILAVFSAGSLAGGLAFGHIPIGPWAMARRLLIVTIGLGLTMVMLNVFWLGGTLILAGIGIAPALAVLFAITTASVKFSETAEAFGWAGTGQLIGAAAGSAVAGFLVDVSDWRGAYLAATIFAAVGLIVSVVFVRSFPDLRHRDASPHPDTEPLAVTPS
- the nrdH gene encoding glutaredoxin-like protein NrdH → MSITVYTKPSCVQCNATYRALDAKGIEYEVLDLSEDPTALEQVKALGYLQAPVVVTDEGHWSGFRPDKIDELASRLA
- the nrdI gene encoding class Ib ribonucleoside-diphosphate reductase assembly flavoprotein NrdI, whose protein sequence is MSAVATAAPLLIYFSSVSGNTARFVEKLGLPARRIPLHRNEEDLVIDEPFVLVTPTYGGGAGRGVEKGAVPKQVIRFLNDERNRRHLRGVISAGNTNFGDAFCLAGDIISRKCHVPHLYRLEIFGTQDDVDRVSDGLERRWQLQ
- the nrdE gene encoding class 1b ribonucleoside-diphosphate reductase subunit alpha; the encoded protein is MTETVAFKANPSYEGLDYHALNAMLNLYDANGKIQFDADKRAAREYFLQHVNQNTVFFHSLKERLDYLVEKEYYEGAVIEKYSMEFIQKLNDLAYGKKFRFETFLGAFKYYTSYTLKTFDGKRYLERFEDRVVMTALGLADGDEKLAVALVEEIISGRFQPATPTFLNAGKAQRGELVSCFLLRIEDNMESIARGINSALQLSKRGGGVALLLSNIRESGAPIKQIENQSSGIIPVMKLLEDSFSYANQLGARQGAGAVYLNAHHPDIMRFLDTKRENADEKIRIKTLSLGVVVPDITFELAKNDEDMYLFSPYDVEKVYGVPFGDISVTEKYREMVDDPRIKKTKINAREFFQTVAEIQFESGYPYVMFEDTVNKANPIKGRINMSNLCSEILQVNTPTTYNDDLSYDNIGKDISCNLGSMNIALSMDADDLGQTVETAIRALTAVSDQSHIGSVRSIEDGNDRSHAIGLGQMNLHGYLAREHVHYGSEEGIDFTNIYFYTVLFHALRASNNLAIERGTTFDGFEDSKYASGEFFDKYIDQAWVPATEKVKELFAGKHIPTQEDWVELKASIQKHGIYNQNLQAVPPTGSISYINNSTSSIHPIASKIEIRKEGKLGRVYYPAAFMTNDNLEYYQDAYEIGYEKVIDTYAAATQHVDQGLSLTLFFKDTATTRDINKAQIYAWRKGIKTIYYIRLRQLALEGTDMAECVSCML
- the nrdF gene encoding class 1b ribonucleoside-diphosphate reductase subunit beta, whose product is MTPERLKLVSSVQAINWNRIQDDKDLEVWNRLVNNFWLPEKVPLSNDVQSWNTLTPDEQLLTMRVFTGLTLLDTIQGTVGAVSLIPDAITPHEEAVYTNIAFMESVHAKSYSSIFSTLASTKEIDEAFRWSTENPNLQKKAQIIMDYYQGDDPLKRKVASTLLESFLFYSGFYLPIYWSSKAKLTNTADLIRLIIRDEAVHGYYIGYKFQKGLENETQERRDELKDYTFSLMYELYDNEVQYTQDLYDGVGLTEDVKKFLHYNANKALMNLGYEAMFPSSVTNVNPAILSALSPNADENHDFFSGSGSSYVIGKAEATEDDDWDF
- a CDS encoding GNAT family N-acetyltransferase; translated protein: MDHLRLRLWSEDDLDLLHAANTPAMTDHLGGPETEDQIAERHARYLRLVESGEARMFVIEDARGSALGSIGHWHVEWRKEPALESGWFVLPEAQGREVASNALALVVDDARAHRAGRRFLTAFPEVGNAASNGVCRRNGFTLAGTVTGQFRGAELTMNEWALPLTSTSEVSPPDTPGP
- a CDS encoding flavodoxin family protein encodes the protein MKTPLSAVAVSCTLKPSPAASSSDLLATQVLDALAAHGVTGDLVRAVDLTLSPGVEKDMGGDDEWPSIRRRVLDADILVFVTPTWMGQHSSIAQRVLERLDAELGETDARGRPTLFDKVAVAGIVGNEDGAHHIAAILFQSLNDVGYTIPAQGSVYWNGEAMHTTDYKDLEETPEKVASAISTAARNAAHLARALKAQEYPAG
- a CDS encoding GNAT family N-acetyltransferase, coding for MAFLVAPAPVTLTGELVELRPLARSHVDGLTDAVQEGDLWKTAWYTSVPAPDGVAAEVERRMGLIDKGEMVPFTAFDAAGRVLGLTSYYDIVADVPRLHIGYTWNRPSAHGTGTNAESKLLLLRHAFESLGAFRIGLTTQWVNFQSRAAIERLGAKQDGVMRAMSRYRNGALRDSVEYSIIEPEWPAVRANLEARLAKRR
- a CDS encoding ImmA/IrrE family metallo-endopeptidase, with product MQHLVRLAEERRLRIVERPGRTRGGFDPETRTIRLAPGMSSRTMRSVLAHELGHAHLGHRPTSAPVLRAQQERRADEWAARQLITSRAYAEAEAVRGPHLASLAFELGVTVELVAAFQRLLSEGAVPLAVS
- a CDS encoding helix-turn-helix domain-containing protein — its product is MKTAAEEFNEAVGRQMRAEIAASRSSIAAMARGIGIARSALDNYVTGKRAIPVPVVYSVCATLGVDPHVLLARAEERLRADGEPTARITPLRRTPDVTGPREDSREVAFESRVRHDADSDDLYD
- a CDS encoding helix-turn-helix domain-containing protein, whose amino-acid sequence is MTFADLAHRSGIGTSRLANLLHAKADFTVVDLAAIAEVLEVTVTALLPASAADDG